The genomic window ttctctctctctctctctctctctctctctctctctctctctctctctctcttgctctctcttatTCTTCCTCCAAGCCTGTCATTGCAGGGGATGAACCTTGGGCAGAAAGAAATGCTTTTAGCATTCTGTGTGCCGCCTGTCCTGTGAATACTGTGCATTCATAAAGCTTTTCCGTGTACTCGATGTCGTTCATGTTTAATTAACCTTGGTTTCCCTAGTCCTCAATAGAAGACACAAAtatcacaacaaaaaacattataaGCATCATACAACATTCATgcataatgacacacacacagacacacatagacacacacacacacacacacacacacacacacacacacacacacacacacacacacacacacacacacacacacacacacacacacacacagacactgtacacacactcacacacgcacacacacacacatccatgcaaacactcacacaaacagacacacacatacacgttcatATGTACATAAACCTTAAgcagatacatacacacttacacacacacgcatacagacacacacacacacacacaaatgcgtacATAAAGTACATAAGTACATtacaacaaccaacatgaaacgtaacataaataaataaagtgtgtgtgtgcgtctgtgtgtatgtgtatacgtgtgcgtgtgtgagcgctTGTGTGAGGCAGTTGGATTTTAAATCAAAGGAGGAGGTAATCTTCCATGCAGGGTGTTGAATTGTTTCAAGGGTACTCCCCTTAACTTAATATGACACTAAGTAAGGGAAGACCACTGCAAGACAACTGCAAATGATTGTGGTGGTGGATGGTTTTAAATGTCAGTTTTATCCGACAATACATATTACAGTGCTTTATTTGCTGTACTAGTCAAAATTGCATGTTTTAGGAAAAACATGATGCACAGAGCTGTCATAATGGCAGATGCAGCGCAGAAAGATGACAGCTCTGGGACTGGTTTCAATAACACAACATTGAATGTATATGGTATAAAAGGGTAAGCATTCAGCTGACATTCGCTGGATAGAACATTACTATTCTATTTCAAGGTCAACGTTTCATGCCAGCAGCCATTTCCCAGTCTTGTCTCTTATGGTAATTTTAAAGGAGGTAAACGGTAGCATTACCCCTTTTTTGTCTCGTGACCTGGATAATTATGCTTGCATCTTTCTTACATAGCTTTAGTCCTTTTGACATTTCACATTATTCTGCTTGACATTGCCGACACTAAATGACAATTGGCTATCAATGACAACTCAGTAATGTATTTACCAATGGCTTAGCCAAACACCCAATATGGAAAGGAATATAAACAGAATTGAACAAGGTAAGAAGCTTAAGCCGAAGGACATTTTGTGTCCAGAGGTAGGTAGGTCGAAAGCAGTTGACAGCAGTGGAATCCTGTAGAACGGagtagaaagtgaatgactaataCCCCTCTCATCATCATATATATTCTGGCATGTGTAATTGCGCCCCTGGATGTACAAAGAGGGGGTTACAAAAATTCTTAATTCACTTTTGTCAGATATTGAACACATTGGGTTTCCATCGTAACTGTGTCAGACTGTTTGTATTCAATGTGAAGCTCACACTGCCATCTAGCGGTACATCACTTCATTGAGCAGAGATATCAAATTAaagcatttttctttttttaaagcattgttcattctataaatatataataatattattttataataataatattttttttgagGATGGGCCtctatttattttcttaaataATTGAAAACATTGGAATCCTAAGTAACAGGCAGCCTACACAGGCCTCAATGTTGTGAACTTGGTGGTGTAATTACACCAAAATTCAAAAGCGTTTGACACTGCCTTTCTTAATGGATGGGAAGGCCGTGAAAGTATGGACAGGGGAATTTTGCATGACACTGTATGGGGCTTGTTTTGTTCAAGATAAGGCCTTCCTGCATTCTGTTTTTTTGTGCTGTACGTCTCCTCTCAACTCAGGGCAGATGTCATCTCGTTTTTTCCTATAGTTTTGTCATTTTGATGTGGCTTTTAAATCGTTCCCACACCACAATCCATACTGTAAAATACAAACAAGAGAacattatttataatatatatgaagGTGCAAATAGTTACGGTTATTAAATGTGTGTTAAGTTAATATGCAACAAAGAGGTTATTATACATTGACAATTGAAATGGACATTATTTTACCACCAGATAAGATGTTGAATAGCTAAATGCCTTTTCAAATGAGATATGTTTGTGAAATCACAAGTGGGAGCGTCCACCACAGTGTATGATAGATAAATCACCTCCCCTAACACTAGTCTTTCCCCCGGGCACAGCAACCCCACACACAGGGCACTAACACAAACAACGTACGGTATGATTATGTTAGTCATACATCAAGATTTTTACTCCCTATTGCCCTTAAACGCAAGTAATTGCATTTGAAAATacgataaaaataataataataataataataatagggaTCTGTATAGTTTTGGCCGATCCCCTTTGATCGAACATTCAACGTTTTGAATTCTTATTCCGTCACGTCAACACTAAATATCAACAACAAAGTCagttattaatgtgtgtgtttttttatattttaaagttgttgttttttttacatcgtACCGAAGGGTTGCTCAAGGCTTTATATATCTGACGTCAGCACTATGCTCCGCCCCCGAGTGTCAACCCACGCAATATCCCGGAAGTTCGGCACAGGGGCGCATGCGAGAAGTTTTGTTTGGCTTGTCGGTGGTTCCCTCATTTCTTGTAACTTGAGTTGTTGCTGAGATTCACCGTGAGCCAATTACAAGGCCTGAGAAGAAACGTGGACGACGTTGAATTACCTTAGCCGAGTATCTACATTCAACTGTACTGGCAGTTCGTTTTCTCATAGAACTCAACTCGTTAATAGAACATGACAGAACAATCAAATCTGTTACTGCGTAAACAACTCGGAGGTAAGTTAGCCTGCTCGGCTTTAGTTTAAAGGTTCGCCTGCGGATCAGATGAGCAGCCTGCCACAGTGACTTACAGATTTTCATTTTGTATGATGTCTGGTCTTGGGTTAGCGAATTGTAGCTTAATCCAAGTAGCAACATTTGTGTCACGTAATGCTAGCCATGAGGCGGCGTCTGATAATCGCATGTCAAAACGTCCATTATGTCACacatggcatgtgtgtgtgtctgtatttgacCCGGTGTATGTTCGGGCGATTTCACCATTGGCTCAAAATAGTCGTGATCCTTTTCGGCCCTATAACACAGCATCCAGGTTACTTCAATTCTCATAACGTCATGACATATAGGTTATGTCATATAGGTGACAATAAGAATAACATGGCTATTCTCATATGAATTTGCACTGTGCTATTGTTCCAGAGCTAAACAAGAATCCAGTGGAAGGCTTTTCTGCAGGTCTCATCGATGACGATGACATATACCAGTGGGAGGTCGTTGTTATCGGACCACAAGATACCCTGTTGTGAGTTGAATACTATGACCGAGTCGATCAGTTGCATTCACTTTCTTCCATATCATCTAACTCACAACCAACCCTTTCTTACTTGCAGCGAGGGCGGTTTCTTCAAGGCTCACTTGATATTTCCCAAAGATTATCCTTTGAGACCGCCGAAGATGAAGTTCATAACAGAAGTATGGCATCCTAATGGTAAGGATAAATGATCAACATATAGTTGTTAGTTGATGTACCGGTAACAAGCATTATTTCCATTTATCATAAACATTTATGTATAAGTACATTGGTACATATTAGTGTTTATTAGATACATCAAAGCCAACAAGCGTCATAGAAAACTATATATACGTTACACACAAGTTATTTCTTCGAGGTAATGGGGCCTGACCTAGCCATGACTTTATGGGTCAGCTGCTGGGTGTCAGAGAGGCCTACAGTATTCCCATGTAGAAATGTCTTAGGTATTCCGATGTATAGTATCCCCAGGTCTTCCCATGTAGAGAATAGCCTTAACTATTCCCATGTAGAGAATAGCCCTAGCTATTCCCATGTAGAGAATAGCCTTAACTATTCCCATAAAGAGAATAGCCCTAGCTATTCCCATAAAGAGAATAGCCCTAGCCATTCCCATAAAGAGAATAGCCCTAGCTATTCCCATAAAGAGAAAAGCCCTATCCCTAGCTATTCCCATAAAGAGaatagccctagccctagctaTTCCCATAAAGAGAAAAGCCCTAGCCCTAGCTATTCCCATAAAGAGAATAGCCCTAGCTATTCCCATAAAGAGAATAGCCCTAGCTATTCCCATGTAGAGAATAGCCCTATCTATTTAGGCAAGGccaggcaactttatttatatagcacttttcatacacaaggcagacacaaagtgcttcacatataaacattgtcatacaataaaataatagatataagtaaaagaaaacgtaTGGGAAGAAATGGGtttaatagaaagttaaaaaggcattttagtattaagatagaaaaataaaggcaaagttaaaaaagctttttagaaagtgtaaTGTATTCAAGATtaagcagaaagctaaagcaaacataaaagtcttcagtcttgttttaaaggtgctcagagttggggcaagtcttaaatcctcagggagtttattccagctatttgttgcatagtaactaaatcctgctttcccatgtttcgtgtttataATTAACAGATttgtctcagaggatcttagtgttctagaaggcttatgtagtggaagcatatcagttaaatattttgggcctataccatgtagggatttatgggttagcaacatgattttaaaatcaattctctgacctacaggaagccaatgtaacgatttcagaattggtgtaatatgttcaaattttttggtctttgttagaactctagcagcagcattctgaacaagctgaagcttcctcagagtttgtttttggagacctgtaaggagaccattgcagtaatcaagcttactagtgataaaggcatgtacaagtttttgtaagtcttcggtggagccctctaagtcttgctacagttttaaggtgataatatgcagattttgtaactaaTTTGATATGACTGtcaatgtaaatctgaatccaagATAACCCATacatttctggctttgattgagttTTTCAGGGACAGAGTGAAGTTGAGTGGTTacaagcctttccgttttagaaccaaatacaattatctctgttttgtcctcatttagttgaaggaaatttcggcacatccattcttttacttgctcaatgcactggcacagcagatctatgggccgatagtcatttggtgatagcgatatatagatttgcgtgtcatcagcatagcaatgatggtcaatattgttattttgcatgatttgccctagttggagcatgtagatgttgaataaagagggtcctaagatcaaaccttgtgggactccacatgtcacgttggttgattctgatacaaagtcgccaatggaaaccaAGTAGTttctattttgtaggtaggacctgaaccattTTATGACTGTGCCTCAAAGCCCCACCCAGGAGTTTTCTAACCTATAGTATTGTATGGTCtgcagtgtcgaatgcagcactgaggtcaagtagcattagtattgaggttttgccagagtctgtgttaagacggatgtcgtttacaactttaataagggcggtctcaatGCTgggcaggggtcgaaatcctgattggaaggtgtcatagcaaccagttgatgccaggaagtgattaagttgctggaggacaactttctcaatgattttacttatgaagggtagattcgaTATTGGtctagttgttaataatagaggcatctaggctctgCTTtcttaaaaggggtttaatgaCTGCAGTtctcaaagcttttgggaaattgcctgactggagagagttgttaactatctgcaatatgtctactgcgaGGCAGTCGaaagcattcttaaagaggttggtaggtaaagtatcaaggcaacaggtggatggctttagttgtgtcacagtttccacaagagtttgagagtgtataacattaaagcatgccatccttgccacgttacttttgcctgaacagggtggtagtccaacatttttgtttgaagtggagatattgatggcgcgtctgatgccttcaattttatcaatataaaaagctgcaaactcattgcatttctgcgtggaatggagatcggaggaatttgtgttgggggggggggggttggtcagtcagtctgtcaacagttgcaaatagggtttttgcattattagtgttggttttaatgatattggagaaaaatgtttctctagcactttttaagtctaaattgtaggcacggaggctctctttatagatatcatggtgaagtTTTGTTtcacgccagatgcgttcaaccttcctgcattcttttttctgtgctgttacagaagcagcttttctccagggtgcctttttgctttccagaaatcgttttaaccttataaggtgcaatgacatctatgactttcaaaattttcaaattaaagttttctacaagatcatcagcagaacatgggttgagaggtggtagcaCCGCTCTGACCCATTTACCTGGAGAGAATAGCTTTAGCTATTCACATGGAAAGAATAGCTTTAGAGAATAGTCTTGGGTATTCCCATGGAGAGAATAGTCTTGGGTATTCCCATGGAGAGAATAGTCTTGGGTATTCCCATGGAGAGAATAGTCTTGGGTATTCCAATGTGATATCTTTTGCGACCCTGGAAAAATACCAGAACATGTtcattaggcctaaaaaaaaaaattgtttggttccggtttccgaccgaccctgtcaatttatgtgcgacccaaattattttatgagctttataaaaaaaaaaaaatgatttttttgatgcaaactataattacgttttggtacagcacctcttcattctgtacaaggatgagcgaattttctcgtttttaaattaaaacaacctacctatcattcgctgccgctggaaaaaataaaataaaaaaataaaataaattccctacctacccatgacctcaactgacaaccaacaggaaccaaactttttttttttttaggccttaggcTCCTTGCTCATATAGCTTTAGCTGTTACCCTATAGGAGTAACCATAGGTGTTCCAATGTAGGGCTAACCCTAGGAGGTCCCCTGTAGGGCTAACCCTAGGAGGTCCCCTGTAGGGCTAACCCTAGGTGTTCCAATGGAGATAGTGGCGGTTCTAGACACATTTTACTAGGGGGGCCAAGGAGGGGCCAGTGTTTAACCAAAGGGGCACAAATTAGTTTAAATTAGTTCATCATTAGTGTGAGGAACTACAGTAACACGGTTATGTGCAAGAACAAGTAATTCACGAAATGAAATCGTTTTGCTTAGCTTCGACTCTTGCCACAGGAGAAATCGGGTCTCCTTTCTCCGAGAGTAGTCGCTGAGCTCTCATTTaccgagcagcagcagcagcacgttgTTTGGGTGCGCCGCTCTAATTGACCTATGCAGAACGATGCGTCGCATTGGTTCGTAAAatcataattgttttatttggtcAGCACGAGGGGgccacaagggggggggggcagggacatGTCTACAGGGGCACTGGCCCGCAAAGGCCCCTGTGTAGAACCGCCATTGAATGGAGGGCTAACCCTAGGCGTGATGTAGGAATATCCCTTAAATAAATCGATTTGTCATATTTTCTTGATGCGTTAAGAGTAGGGAAAATATGCTCAACAGTGCAATAATGTATAAACACAGGTGActaaaatgcaaaacaaaatctTGCATTAGGTTTTATAGCAGGCTGTTTACCGATCCTTTACTGACCATGTAACATAAGAAAATGACGCCCAATCATCTTCCACTGACAAGAAACTGATACCTATAGCCCAGTTAAACATTTAACCAATTGCTAGCTAATGTTGAACTAGAAGGGCGATCCTGACCCACGACCCACGTATCACAACGTCTCACACATGTATTCCTAACAACTTTTCTAGGGGGAACTCAATCACTAATTGATTCCAAATCCTCCCCCTCACTTTATATTTTTCCAACAGTGGCCAAGAATGGCGACGTGTGCATCTCTATCCTGCATGAGCCCGGAGAGGACAAATATGGCTACGAGAAGCCAGAGGAGCGCTGGCTGCCCATTCACACTGTGGAGACCATCATGATCAGCGTCATCTCCATGTTGGCGGACCCCAATGGAGACTCTCCTGCCAATGTGGATGCAGCTGTAAGCAACATCACCGGTCAAGCTCATGGATACTAGTGGAAGTAGGAACTCTTCTTTAGCGGAAGGCTTTGGACGTCTACCAGTCAGCCAGACGGTGGCATGAAATAGTTGCTCAAACTAGCTGAACCATCGTTCATCCataatattcatatttaaatatgattaattcatatttttgtcACATTACACGACATCGCCCTAAAAGGCCATTCACAGCAGTGGGAATATATGAACGTTTTTAAATGGTTTAAGTGGTCCATGAAACTGTATAAAATAGTTGCCACTCGTCCAGGATTCCAAAGTGTTGCCTACAGAAGGGTTACAATGCTGTTGCTGCTATAAGCAACCGTTACAGTATATTTTATGAGTCTGATGCTGCTATATGAACAGCTGTTACTTCATGTTGTGATCTCTGTGATAACATTTGCAGAAAGAGTGGCGGGAAGACCCGAACGGAGAGTTCAAGAAGAAGGTAGCGCGCTGTGTGAGGAAAAGCCAGGAGATGGCTTTTGACTAGAAAATCTGACCCGAGAAGAAGGTAGGCACACCTAAATCCATGCTCAATGCTGAATTACACTTAAGGGCCTAATCTTACCCCCAGCTTTGAGGTTGATGAACCAATCAAAATCCAATGTATGTTTGACATCACAagcgggcgtgtccacctagatgtacaaTGGCTAGTTCAGAACAGAGGTCGTTTCAGAAGCTGGCATTGTACCAGCTTGCAGTGATTTTGCTGGCCTTGATGTGGCACAATTGCATCGTCTGGAGTTGTTGAGACCATTCATTGAAAGACGCAACACAAAATTCAAGGACTGTATTTTATCTGTAAATCCAGTAAACGCTGTGATATTTGCGTTTGATGCACAATTCCCTTTAAAATAAGTATCGTAGCCTAGTTTTGGTATGCAGCAAACAAGTCCCTTTCACTCTTGTGGTCCATTATCCGCCACTTATAAATAACCAGGTAGATACTTCAATGCGTGACGAAACCACACTCCGCGATTAGACGAAGGTCATCCCTTAAGCTCAACCCACCAGTTCACACCGCTTCAGCATTCGTTAATTAAGGACACTATAAATGTATGCAAAAGTGATGAATCAAAATGACGTATCTTGAAGTGTGACACAATAGGTGAAAAGGAAATACTTTACTTCCATCATTAATGGatgtaaaatgtgttttgtattttcagGATGGATCTGACTGATGAATTGCACTAGGGGTTGCACTTAAAAGTCAACGTAACACCCCCTCGCAGTTCTTCTGAACGGATGAATGAACGATTGCCTGCACACTAAAATAACACGCAAGGATGTCTACTTTTGAAAGCTGTGAAAACTCAAGTACCATCGTGGTggtaaacacatttatttagatATTTTAGGTCTTTCTTTTTTCCATTTGCCAGTATGATATCCATTGTATAAGAAATTGGTGTGTGAATGACGGATTTAATATTAACCTCTATTGTCAAATCGGTTTGTGTTGCGCTTTCTTGACACTATTTTATTCCCCACATTTCCTAGGCTTACAATATGGAACTGTCTTGGCAATAACTTCCACATTACACacttaaaagtaaaaaaaaaagcaaaagctCCTTTTGTGCAGTGTTAAttgaagtgtgcgtgtgtgtgtgcgtgtgtgagagagagaaagaacttGGGTTTGTTAGTATTCAACATATTTTCAATTTGCATTTCACTCAAGCTTTGTTATCAAACGGAATTGGATTTGACCGTTGAGCCTCTGCTAAAACGAAGGCCCCTACAGTCCTTGCAGTGACAGGAGTTATTCAAAATATGGTTTGCCGTGAACCAGACCACAGGCAGAACTGATTAAATAAGGTACAACTTGACATTCCGTTGGATTGTTAAGATGATAGTCACATGACTGTCTTCTCAGAAAGAGGTCAACTGGGTATTCTGACGCTGTAGTGGCGATATGACTGGATTTCGACAGTTGTTCATTATGTATTAAATCAACGAGGCTCATTCATTGTAACATTGTCATTAGCATTGAAGAAAAAACTATCCTTTAATTGCTTCCTCCTTCTATGACCTGTGCAAATGCTGTTACGTTGTATCAACTGCATTGGGCGACACAATTAAGTAATATAACTACTAATACGAATTATTTGCTCAAACTTTTAAAATTAACAATAATACAACATTCTGGAACCGAATATAACATTGTTTTTATCATTTCATGTTATGCAagtctgctggggggggggggggggggggggggaaggaaggggaACTCCAAATTGATTAAGCACAGATTTGCTAGACATTTTGCTATGAGACTTTCTAAACTATTTATTTAGATACATGAAATGCATGATTGTTTGGGTATTTTGTTTTCAGTCTGCCATGCTGAGCCATTGTTGATGCAATCCTGATGTGTGTTAACATTTCAGAAGTTTAGAATCTGTTTTTCCCCACAATCCCCGCAATTCCACCTTGCTGAGGGGTTCCTTCTCATGAGGGGCATACATGTCCACATGCTGCCTTACTTTGACTCCCTGCAAGTGGGGTCTAAAATACATTCTCATCTATAAGCCTCTGTGGCAGTTCTGAGAAGGCAC from Gadus macrocephalus chromosome 4, ASM3116895v1 includes these protein-coding regions:
- the ube2g1b gene encoding ubiquitin-conjugating enzyme E2G 1b, giving the protein MTEQSNLLLRKQLGELNKNPVEGFSAGLIDDDDIYQWEVVVIGPQDTLFEGGFFKAHLIFPKDYPLRPPKMKFITEVWHPNVAKNGDVCISILHEPGEDKYGYEKPEERWLPIHTVETIMISVISMLADPNGDSPANVDAAKEWREDPNGEFKKKVARCVRKSQEMAFD